The following are encoded together in the Cyanobacterium aponinum PCC 10605 genome:
- the ligA gene encoding NAD-dependent DNA ligase LigA, which produces MNNIPIEIITRIIDLKKQLQKASYAYYVLDNPIMEDSVYDQLYRELLTLENQYPSLITPDSPTQRVGDKLSNQFSSIPHNIPLYSLDNAFNFAELKEWENRWQRQLNNVPEFAYVCELKIDGSAIALTYENGILVRGLTRGDGVTGEDITNNLRTIRSIPLRLQIDNPPEVLEVRGEAFLPLDEFTRINEEREKLGENLFANPRNATAGTLRQLDPNIVSARKLQFFAYNAHILPENNNLDTQEQVLKYLTEIGFLVNPNYQVFNNLQAVKKYLDYWEKNRHNLPYMTDGVVIKINSFSLQNQLGFTQKFPRWAIALKYPAEEVPTVVERIIVNVGRTGAVTPMAIMKPVQLAGTTVQRATLHNGDRVRELDIRVGDTVTIRKAGEIIPEVIEVLTELRPENTQPFQMPTHCPECNSPLVKPEAEAILRCVNTSCPAILRGNLIHWASRDAMDIRGLGEKIIISLMEYRLVNSIADLYKLTPFQLVDLDRMGEKLAQKLIQAIQESKKQPFARVLYGLGIRYVGQVNAKILAENFENIDNLAKATQEELESVYGIGGEIANAVFLWFKVPENQKLISELQTLNFSLAIDTKNKQTNQQLFNKTFVLTGTLPTLKREEAKQIIESAGGKVTSSISKKTDFVVVGEKAGSKLEKAQKLGIKTITEEDLLALVK; this is translated from the coding sequence ATGAACAATATTCCTATAGAAATTATTACTAGAATAATAGATCTAAAAAAGCAATTACAAAAGGCTAGTTATGCTTATTATGTATTAGATAATCCCATCATGGAAGACTCTGTTTATGATCAATTATACAGAGAATTATTGACCCTAGAAAATCAATATCCTAGTCTAATAACTCCTGATAGTCCTACTCAAAGAGTGGGAGATAAATTAAGCAATCAATTCAGTTCAATACCCCATAATATTCCCCTTTATAGTCTTGATAATGCTTTTAATTTTGCAGAACTAAAAGAGTGGGAAAATCGTTGGCAAAGACAATTAAATAATGTTCCAGAATTTGCCTATGTTTGCGAATTAAAAATAGATGGATCTGCCATAGCTTTAACCTATGAAAATGGTATTTTAGTAAGAGGTTTAACAAGGGGAGATGGAGTTACAGGAGAAGATATAACCAATAATTTACGAACTATTCGCTCTATTCCTTTACGCCTACAAATAGATAATCCTCCTGAAGTTTTAGAGGTAAGAGGAGAGGCTTTTTTACCCTTAGATGAATTTACTAGAATTAATGAGGAGCGAGAGAAATTAGGAGAAAATTTATTTGCTAATCCTCGTAATGCGACGGCAGGAACATTGAGACAATTAGATCCAAATATTGTTAGTGCCAGAAAGTTACAATTTTTCGCTTACAATGCTCATATTTTACCTGAAAATAATAACCTAGATACTCAGGAGCAAGTATTAAAATATCTAACAGAAATCGGCTTTTTAGTTAATCCTAACTATCAAGTTTTTAATAACCTACAAGCTGTAAAAAAATATCTTGATTATTGGGAAAAAAATCGTCACAATTTGCCATATATGACGGATGGAGTTGTCATTAAAATAAATTCTTTTTCTTTACAAAATCAACTAGGTTTTACTCAAAAATTTCCTCGATGGGCGATCGCACTTAAGTATCCCGCCGAAGAAGTTCCGACAGTGGTAGAAAGAATAATCGTCAACGTTGGACGGACAGGGGCAGTAACTCCCATGGCAATAATGAAGCCTGTACAGTTAGCAGGTACAACAGTTCAAAGAGCTACTTTACATAATGGCGATCGAGTGCGAGAATTAGATATTAGAGTGGGGGATACTGTGACTATTCGCAAAGCAGGAGAGATTATCCCTGAAGTAATAGAGGTTTTAACAGAATTAAGACCAGAAAATACTCAACCCTTCCAAATGCCTACTCATTGCCCTGAGTGTAATTCACCCCTCGTCAAACCTGAAGCCGAAGCGATACTTCGTTGTGTTAACACTTCTTGCCCCGCCATTCTTCGAGGTAATCTGATTCATTGGGCTTCCAGAGATGCTATGGACATAAGAGGTTTAGGAGAAAAAATTATTATCTCTTTAATGGAATATCGATTAGTAAATTCGATCGCAGATTTATATAAATTAACTCCATTTCAATTGGTTGACTTAGATAGAATGGGGGAAAAATTAGCACAAAAACTAATACAAGCTATTCAAGAGAGCAAAAAACAACCTTTTGCTAGGGTTTTATATGGTTTAGGAATCCGTTACGTAGGGCAAGTAAATGCAAAAATCTTGGCAGAAAATTTTGAAAACATTGATAATTTAGCCAAGGCAACTCAAGAAGAATTAGAATCTGTTTATGGCATTGGTGGAGAAATAGCAAATGCTGTATTTTTATGGTTTAAAGTGCCAGAAAATCAAAAATTAATTAGTGAACTACAAACTCTCAATTTTAGTTTAGCCATAGATACAAAAAACAAACAAACTAATCAGCAATTATTTAATAAAACCTTTGTTTTAACTGGAACATTACCAACCCTAAAAAGAGAAGAAGCAAAACAAATTATTGAGTCTGCGGGGGGAAAAGTTACTAGCAGTATTAGTAAAAAAACTGACTTTGTAGTAGTAGGAGAAAAAGCAGGTTCTAAATTAGAAAAAGCTCAAAAACTAGGAATAAAAACCATAACAGAGGAGGATTTACTAGCTTTAGTTAAATAA
- a CDS encoding M90 family metallopeptidase, translating into MEKLILLTTLILAFLAYYYQTQIRINYRRKTLKQSSFPEEWIDFLSKYIYLYRIIPQELKQELHSHIKIFLHEKEFISYDKQPVNIETKLAIASQACLLLLGDKRQKRNYFPYLKYIYIYPNLIVQKKGEQMSAILSGQSSVGNKSGKDGVVSLSWQEVIKQSSSPHQIENVILHEFAHQLDQEFGTATGVPRLSNLQETLIWGEILKKEYEKHYQAVHKGRITIIDPYGATNMAEFFAVVTEAFFLKSKLLAAYHPLLYNQLSNYYGVNPIEWKPN; encoded by the coding sequence ATGGAAAAACTGATTTTATTAACTACATTAATTTTGGCTTTTTTAGCTTATTATTATCAAACACAAATAAGAATTAACTACCGCAGAAAAACTCTTAAACAAAGCTCATTTCCAGAAGAATGGATTGATTTTTTATCTAAATATATTTATCTTTATCGAATTATTCCTCAAGAATTAAAGCAAGAATTACATAGTCATATTAAAATATTTCTTCACGAAAAAGAATTTATTTCCTATGACAAACAACCAGTAAATATCGAAACAAAACTTGCGATCGCATCTCAGGCTTGTTTATTACTATTAGGAGATAAAAGACAAAAAAGAAATTATTTTCCCTACCTAAAATATATATATATTTACCCTAATTTAATTGTCCAAAAAAAAGGAGAGCAGATGTCTGCAATCTTGTCAGGGCAATCTTCAGTAGGCAATAAATCAGGCAAAGATGGAGTCGTTTCTCTCTCATGGCAGGAAGTCATCAAACAATCATCATCACCCCATCAGATTGAAAATGTTATTCTACACGAATTTGCCCATCAACTAGATCAAGAATTTGGTACAGCGACAGGAGTACCACGACTAAGCAACCTCCAAGAAACTCTTATTTGGGGGGAAATCTTAAAAAAAGAATACGAAAAGCACTATCAGGCAGTTCACAAAGGTAGAATAACCATTATTGATCCCTACGGTGCAACTAACATGGCAGAGTTTTTCGCTGTGGTTACGGAAGCCTTTTTTCTCAAATCCAAATTATTAGCGGCTTATCATCCTTTACTTTATAATCAGTTAAGTAATTATTATGGAGTCAATCCCATTGAATGGAAACCCAATTAG
- a CDS encoding DICT sensory domain-containing protein codes for MSNQNSIITELLQFFPDRRLQMYFKSSLTALSHAMEDQVLAGNEEALIIASFQKEKFYRQEAHRYLRIGKKSRHVYVLAAPETEFKHNSDVYEKIAFAPDDSLTMEWHLIVISPNYANCLICREKPYSNSENSSESLMMMDNSRRFEGIWTYDREISVKAAELLLYRIAEYRPELQAKIQDAIASYCADFCALEETNNIINPDPFVQRLVTYLQAGQYKLIKANRFLSAKEKKERLLNSVTGAIRRSLDPEEILQVAVDKLGEGFGVCRCLIYRCQENDLNAHINHEFLNENINSVKGEVWPLKNNPLFQEILSLRESISIDDVTIDPRIQKDPTILSKLIKSCCIVSWLIVPILYQGKLLGMMELHHCDSNPITWKPEDIALVDAIATQVGVALIQAESYAHLEDLNEQLEALDRTRSNLVAITGHELRTPLSTIQVCLESLANEPDMSEELRQVMLTTALHDAERMRKLVQDFLTLSQLESGRVEWNPEPLSLEECIELSLCQIRSRKDKNSLPKIRININQTLPLVQADGEWLVEVLSKLLDNACKFTNGNGEIVINVEEKNNNILKVTISDNGRGIEPDRLDKVFDRFYQEEGALRRSAGGTGLGLAICRQIVNNWGGKIWAESQGKNQGSEFHFTIPVFNNDSISSSKNN; via the coding sequence ATGAGTAACCAAAATTCGATCATTACAGAGTTATTACAATTCTTTCCTGATCGGCGCTTGCAGATGTACTTTAAGTCATCTCTGACTGCCCTTTCCCACGCTATGGAGGATCAAGTTTTAGCAGGAAATGAAGAGGCTTTAATCATTGCTAGTTTTCAAAAAGAGAAGTTTTATCGTCAAGAAGCCCATCGTTACCTACGTATTGGGAAAAAGTCTCGCCATGTTTATGTCTTAGCCGCACCAGAGACGGAATTTAAACATAATTCTGATGTCTATGAAAAAATAGCTTTTGCTCCTGATGATAGTTTGACAATGGAGTGGCATTTAATTGTCATCAGTCCTAATTATGCTAATTGTTTGATTTGTCGGGAAAAACCTTACTCTAACTCGGAAAATTCCTCTGAAAGTTTAATGATGATGGACAATAGTCGTCGTTTTGAGGGTATTTGGACTTATGATCGAGAGATTAGTGTTAAGGCGGCTGAACTTCTTTTATATCGAATTGCGGAGTATCGCCCTGAGTTACAAGCCAAAATTCAAGATGCGATCGCATCCTATTGTGCCGATTTTTGTGCCTTAGAAGAAACTAATAATATTATCAATCCTGATCCCTTTGTGCAAAGGTTAGTCACCTATTTACAAGCAGGGCAGTACAAATTAATTAAAGCGAATCGTTTCCTGAGTGCCAAGGAAAAAAAAGAGAGGTTATTAAATTCTGTTACAGGTGCAATACGCAGATCCCTTGATCCCGAAGAAATTTTGCAAGTAGCTGTGGATAAATTAGGTGAGGGTTTTGGGGTATGTCGTTGTTTAATCTATCGCTGTCAGGAAAATGACTTAAATGCTCATATTAATCATGAGTTTCTCAACGAAAATATCAATTCTGTTAAGGGGGAAGTATGGCCTTTAAAAAATAATCCTCTCTTTCAAGAAATTCTCTCTCTGCGAGAGTCTATTAGTATTGATGATGTTACCATTGATCCTCGTATTCAGAAAGACCCTACTATATTATCCAAGTTAATTAAAAGCTGTTGTATTGTTTCTTGGTTAATTGTCCCCATTCTCTATCAGGGTAAACTATTAGGGATGATGGAATTGCATCATTGTGACAGTAATCCCATTACTTGGAAACCTGAAGATATTGCCCTAGTAGATGCGATCGCAACTCAAGTAGGAGTAGCCCTAATTCAAGCGGAATCCTACGCCCATTTAGAAGACTTAAACGAACAGCTAGAAGCCTTAGACAGAACCAGATCCAACCTTGTTGCTATCACAGGTCACGAATTACGTACCCCCCTTTCTACTATTCAAGTATGCTTGGAAAGTTTAGCCAATGAACCCGATATGTCTGAGGAGTTACGACAGGTAATGCTTACCACGGCTTTACATGATGCAGAAAGAATGCGCAAATTAGTACAAGACTTTTTAACCCTTTCCCAACTAGAAAGTGGTAGAGTAGAATGGAATCCTGAACCCTTATCCTTAGAAGAATGTATCGAATTATCCTTATGTCAAATTCGCTCTCGCAAAGACAAAAATTCCCTGCCTAAAATTCGCATTAATATTAATCAAACCTTACCTCTAGTACAAGCCGATGGAGAGTGGTTAGTGGAAGTATTAAGCAAACTTTTGGATAATGCCTGTAAATTTACCAATGGCAACGGTGAAATTGTGATTAATGTGGAGGAAAAAAATAATAATATCCTTAAAGTTACTATATCCGATAATGGTAGAGGTATAGAACCCGATCGCCTCGATAAAGTCTTCGATCGATTTTACCAAGAAGAAGGAGCATTGAGAAGATCAGCCGGAGGTACAGGATTAGGATTAGCCATTTGTCGCCAAATTGTTAATAATTGGGGTGGGAAAATTTGGGCAGAATCTCAAGGGAAAAATCAAGGTAGTGAGTTTCATTTTACCATTCCTGTTTTTAATAATGATTCTATTTCTAGTTCAAAAAATAATTAA
- a CDS encoding cation:proton antiporter domain-containing protein: MPEFLSSIPDSPLTTFTILLLVILTIPPIFERIKLPGLVGLLFAGVVFGSDGLGLLDYKSESMSLLADIGKIYLMFVAGLEIDLEDFRKNKNRSLFFGFSTFFVPLVFGTALGLAFNMGLNASILIGSLLASHTLLGYPIVNRLGVAGNEAVVITIGATIFTDIGALLVLAICLSIYGGDFTLASLILQLSSLAIYCAIVLYGFDRAGKEYFRRTGDEESNQFLFVLLAVFLASVGAQLINVDQIVGAFLAGLAVNDVVGNGPVKEKIEFVGSTLFIPCFFVSIGLILKISDFATIFSQDLWLTLGIVITLFLSKFIASLIPKVLFGYSWDQCLTMWSLSLPQVAATLAATLAGVNAGVLSPSVFNGVIVMMLITSVSGPILTSKFARNLFQSEVDTNLIENSNSRSLQLSNNYQHSFINEQYRTVIVSIANPQTEKSLVEMACILAGNETGLVIPLSIVKAHVHMDEPELDFAFHNSNQLINRALQYSKQFSVSVKPIIRIDDDLAEGISRTAKENKGSLIVMGWSPTSTIQARLFGNLIDNVFWSSHCPVAVVKMLDEPTHLRKILVPVKKIDLKTLNAIALGCILAESNQGTITLLHVYDRHLSKNNIENFKNALHLGVQQIAPKTSVTIKTLRYSDPAEAIIHTAHKQNFDLVILRSIRRRTAGGLAVSDVTTEIIKSLTRSVIIFGEPH, encoded by the coding sequence ATGCCTGAATTTTTAAGCTCTATTCCCGATAGTCCTCTAACTACTTTTACTATTTTACTTCTAGTTATTCTCACTATTCCCCCTATTTTTGAGCGTATCAAATTACCCGGATTAGTTGGATTACTTTTTGCTGGGGTGGTTTTTGGCAGTGACGGGTTAGGTTTATTGGATTACAAAAGCGAATCCATGAGTCTTTTAGCCGATATTGGAAAAATTTATTTGATGTTTGTGGCGGGTTTAGAAATTGATTTAGAGGATTTTCGCAAGAACAAAAATCGATCGCTCTTTTTCGGGTTTAGTACTTTTTTTGTACCTTTAGTATTTGGTACAGCCTTGGGATTAGCCTTTAACATGGGTTTGAATGCCTCTATTTTAATTGGCTCACTTTTAGCCTCTCATACTTTGTTGGGCTATCCCATTGTCAATCGTTTGGGGGTTGCGGGAAATGAAGCAGTTGTTATCACCATTGGGGCAACTATTTTCACAGATATTGGAGCTTTATTAGTTTTAGCGATTTGTCTTTCTATTTATGGAGGAGATTTTACCCTTGCTAGTTTGATTTTACAGTTATCCAGTTTAGCCATTTATTGTGCCATTGTTTTGTATGGATTCGATCGCGCTGGGAAAGAATATTTCCGCCGCACAGGAGATGAAGAAAGTAATCAATTTCTATTTGTTCTATTAGCCGTATTTTTGGCTTCAGTGGGGGCTCAATTAATTAATGTAGATCAAATTGTCGGTGCATTTTTAGCGGGTTTAGCTGTTAATGATGTGGTAGGAAATGGTCCTGTTAAGGAAAAAATTGAATTTGTGGGTAGCACCCTATTTATTCCCTGTTTTTTCGTTTCTATTGGTTTAATCCTGAAAATATCTGATTTTGCGACTATTTTTAGCCAAGATTTATGGCTTACTTTAGGCATCGTCATAACACTATTTCTGAGTAAATTTATCGCCAGTTTAATCCCCAAAGTCTTATTCGGTTATAGTTGGGATCAATGTTTGACTATGTGGTCTTTATCTCTCCCCCAAGTAGCCGCCACCTTAGCCGCTACCTTAGCAGGTGTTAATGCAGGGGTGTTATCTCCTTCGGTATTTAATGGGGTGATTGTGATGATGTTAATTACTTCCGTTAGTGGACCGATTTTAACCAGCAAATTTGCCCGTAATCTATTTCAATCAGAAGTCGATACAAATTTAATAGAAAATAGTAATAGTCGCTCTCTACAGTTATCCAATAACTATCAACATTCTTTCATCAATGAGCAGTATCGCACAGTCATAGTTTCCATCGCAAATCCTCAAACAGAAAAATCCCTAGTAGAAATGGCTTGTATTCTAGCAGGAAATGAAACAGGTTTAGTTATCCCCCTATCCATTGTCAAAGCTCATGTTCACATGGATGAACCTGAGTTGGATTTTGCCTTTCATAACAGTAATCAGTTAATTAATAGGGCATTGCAATATAGTAAACAATTTTCAGTATCAGTCAAGCCCATTATTCGCATAGATGACGACTTAGCCGAGGGAATTAGTCGCACCGCCAAAGAAAATAAAGGCAGTCTTATTGTCATGGGATGGAGTCCCACTAGCACCATTCAAGCTCGTTTATTTGGCAATTTAATAGATAACGTTTTTTGGTCTTCTCATTGCCCTGTTGCCGTTGTCAAAATGTTAGACGAGCCTACCCATCTACGCAAAATTCTTGTACCCGTCAAAAAAATTGATCTGAAAACCCTAAATGCGATCGCACTAGGCTGTATTTTAGCGGAAAGTAACCAAGGAACTATCACCTTACTTCATGTATATGATCGCCACTTAAGCAAAAATAACATCGAAAATTTTAAAAACGCCCTACACTTAGGAGTACAACAAATAGCTCCAAAAACATCTGTTACAATCAAAACTCTCCGTTATTCAGACCCCGCAGAAGCAATCATTCATACCGCCCATAAACAAAATTTTGACCTCGTAATTTTAAGATCCATTCGCCGACGCACTGCCGGAGGACTAGCTGTAAGTGATGTTACTACTGAAATTATCAAAAGTCTTACTCGCTCAGTAATTATATTTGGCGAGCCTCATTGA